In Streptomyces sannanensis, the DNA window CAGCGCATGGAGCAGTACGAGTCCGACCGCCTGTCCGCGGCCCAGATGGCCGCCATGAGGCGCAGCTTGACGAACGGCCGAGCCGCCATGACCCGCCGTTCCCTTCTGCGTGCCTCGGGCGTCGGAGCGCTCACGGTCGGTGGTCTGGCCGGCTTGAGCGCATGCGGTATCCCGCCCGCCAAGCGGGAGGACCAGGGGCCCGCGTCCACCGATTTCTCGGCCGAGGAGAAGGTGGTCAACTTCTCCAACTGGACCGAGTACATGGACACCAGTGAGGACGGGAAGCACCGGCCGACGCTGGAGGAGTTCACCAAGCGCACCGGGATCACGGTCAAGTACACCGAGGACATCAACGACAACGTCGAGTTCTTCGGCAAGATCAAGCCCCAGCTGGCGGCCGGCCAGGACACCGGGCGTGACCTGATCATCGCCACCGACTGGCTCGCGTCGCGCATCATCAGGCTCGGCTGGGCCCAGAAGCTCGACCCGGCCAATCTGCCCCATGCGTTCACCAATCTCTCCGGCCAGTTCCGCAACCCGGACTGGGACCCGGGACGGGCGTACTCGTACCCCTGGACCGGTATCCCGGTCGTCATCGCCTACAACTCCAAGGCGACCGGCGGCCGTAAGGTCGACTCGGTCTCGCAGCTGCTGGACGACCCCGAGCTCAAGGGCCGGGTCAGCTTCCTCACCGAGATGCGCGACACGATCGGCATGACCATGCTCGACATGGGCAAGGACCCGGAGAAGTTCACCGACGACGAATTCGACGCGGCGGTCGCCCGCCTCCAGAAGGCCGTCGACACCAAGCAGATCCGGCGGTTCACCGGCAACGACTACACGGCGGATCTCAGCAAGGGCGACATCGCGGCCTGTGTGGCCTGGGCCGGTGACCTCGTCCAGCTCCAGGCCGACAACCCGGACGTCAAGTTCGCGATCCCGGCAGTCGGTTACATGGCGGGGACCGACAACATGCTTGTGCCGGCCAAGGCACGGCACAAGGCCAACGCCGAGAGGCTCATCGACTACTACTACGAGCCTCCGGTGGCCGCGCGGCTCGCCGCGTACATCAACTTCGTCTGCCCGGTCGACGGCGTACGCGAGGAGCTCGAGAAGATCGACCCGGCGCTGGCGTCCAACACCCTGATCCTCCCGGACAAGGCAATGGCCGCCAAGTCGCACGCCTTCCGTTCGCTCACCAGTGAGGAAGAGACCGCGTACGAGGAGAAGTTCGCCAAGCTCATCGGAGCCTGAGTCGCCCCGCCTGACCGCCCCTTTCGACCCCCCGGGACCACAACCCATGACTGACAACAACGCCGGCGGAGACGTCCGCCTCACCGGGATC includes these proteins:
- a CDS encoding spermidine/putrescine ABC transporter substrate-binding protein, with the translated sequence MEQYESDRLSAAQMAAMRRSLTNGRAAMTRRSLLRASGVGALTVGGLAGLSACGIPPAKREDQGPASTDFSAEEKVVNFSNWTEYMDTSEDGKHRPTLEEFTKRTGITVKYTEDINDNVEFFGKIKPQLAAGQDTGRDLIIATDWLASRIIRLGWAQKLDPANLPHAFTNLSGQFRNPDWDPGRAYSYPWTGIPVVIAYNSKATGGRKVDSVSQLLDDPELKGRVSFLTEMRDTIGMTMLDMGKDPEKFTDDEFDAAVARLQKAVDTKQIRRFTGNDYTADLSKGDIAACVAWAGDLVQLQADNPDVKFAIPAVGYMAGTDNMLVPAKARHKANAERLIDYYYEPPVAARLAAYINFVCPVDGVREELEKIDPALASNTLILPDKAMAAKSHAFRSLTSEEETAYEEKFAKLIGA